From one Anabas testudineus chromosome 18, fAnaTes1.2, whole genome shotgun sequence genomic stretch:
- the tinf2 gene encoding TERF1-interacting nuclear factor 2 isoform X1, with amino-acid sequence MATRKPNDDASLPFAALQLLSPPLRLVSAAIWKVMKTRDIMQYGVVEEFVTSACETVPGLLTVRHQGKLALGLRARLILELCSTQPDVKVVEHHLKRICAPASSSSAPTVRKDVKVLKTAENFHRLVHTLLTDPAGREQFFKEKFPVEYGPTFDKELEKLMWEFLIRLDQLLPVPSLAQTVSWLSGAPPVLEECAQAATQPQLLKILLQHQTCLGHLEPAASLPPNMGDSILDSLSLPLSGRVPSDQPTETKRSAVEQPGGAQRRDNTPFITPVIGLISNEDVPVMNSTSRRTVSSKDATNDSNENLRFTVVNQKQQSKDDEGQEAEEELQEETKTSKRSIRKKRKHPDQRPSESDEEELLDMTRSGKKRISRVRQGRGGQRTDKKKEEGAKTVRNEECNTAVLSTCMTKLGVGALHLPEDPSLSSIYASCLSSQPRVIIEKLSVASVSADRPGRRGKYSHEEQQSKRRNSPIKTVAHKSRNSHGQKRDSDLPGLDDKENHPVLPSVSRSPSLQLNNNETLAPPGDGEDYVADSEDEVTKNFKGRLFVKRYYKTKHGTYVPTLREFWKPGMTRRNLLSASSTRR; translated from the exons ATGGCCACAAGAAAACCTAACGACG ATGCCAGCCTTCCGTTTGCTGCCCTCCagctcctgtctcctcctctgcgCCTGGTGTCTGCAGCCATCTGGAAAGTGATGAAGACCAGGGACATCATGCAGTACGGGGTTGTGGAGGAGTTTGTAACTTCCGCCTGTGAGACAGTCCCTGGCCTGCTAACTGTGAGACACCAGGGCAAGCTGGCACTGGGGCTGAGAGCTCGG TTAATCTTAGAGCTGTGCAGCACACAGCCTGATGTTAAGGTGGTCGAGCATCACCTGAAAAGGATTTGCGCTCCTGCTTCGTCTTCCTCTGCTCCTACTGTG AGGAAGGATGTAAAAGTcctaaaaacagcagaaaacttTCACCGTTTGGTGCACACACTGCTCACAGACCCAGCAGGGAGAGAACAGTTCTTCAAG GAGAAGTTTCCTGTGGAATATGGTCCAACGTTCGACAAGGAACTGGAGAAGTTGATGTGGGAGTTTTTGATTCGACTTGACCAGTTGCTTCCTGTGCCCAGCCTAGCTCAG ACAGTGTCCTGGCTTAGTGGTGCCCCCCCTGTTCTGGAGGAGTGTGCGCAAGCTGCCACCCAACCCCAGCTTCTGAAGATTTTGCTTCAGCATCAAACCTGTCTTGGTCACCTTGAGCCAGCAG CATCTCTTCCTCCAAACATGGGAGACTCCATCCTGGATTCACTTTCTCTGCCACTGTCTGGAAGAGTACCTTCAGATCAGCCAACAGAAACCAAAAGGTCTGCTGTGGAACAGCCAGGTGGTGCACAGAGAAGAGACAATACACCTTTTATTACACCTGTCATTGGACTAATATCTAATGAAGATGTGCCAGTAATGAATTCTACCAGTAGAAGAACTGTTAGCTCAAAAGATGCTACAAATGACTCAAATGAGAATTTAAGATTCACTGTGGTTAATCAGAAACAACAATCCAAAGATGATGAAGGACAAGAGGCAGAAGaagagctgcaggaggaaacTAAGACCTCCAAAAGAAGCATCAGAAAGAAACGCAAACATCCTGATCAAAGGCCAAGTGAATCTGATGAGGAGGAGCTGTTAGACATGACCAGATCTGGAAAAAAGAGAATAAGCAGAGTGAGGCAGGGTAGAGGTGGTCAGAgaacagacaagaaaaaagaagaaggagcaaAAACTGTAAGAAATGAGGAGTGTAACACAGCAGTCCTGTCAACCTGTATGACCAAGCTGGGAGTCGGAGCTCTCCACCTGCCTGAAGATCCGTCCCTCAGCTCCATTTATGCGTCTTGTCTGAGCAGCCAACCCAGAGTTATTATCGAAAAACTGTCAGTGGCGTCTGTTAGCGCTGACAGACCTGGCAGAAGAGGAAAATACTCACACGAGGAACAACAGAGCAAAAGGAGGAACTCGCCAATCAAAACTGTGGCACATAAAAGCAGGAACAGCCACGGTCAAAAACGTGACTCAGATTTGCCCGGGTTGGATGATAAAGA AAATCATCCTGTATTACCGAGTGTAAGCAGAtctccctctctgcagctgAATAACAATG AGACACTGGCACCTCCAGGTGATGGTGAAGACTACGTAGCTGATTCTGAGGATGAGGTGACAAAGAACTTCAAAGGGAGG CTGTTTGTGAAGCGCTACTACAAGACCAAACACGGCACCTATGTTCCCACTCTGAGGGAGTTCTGGAAACCAGGGATGACACGGCGCAACCTGTTGTCTGCCAGCAGTACACGCAGAtga
- the dhrs4 gene encoding dehydrogenase/reductase SDR family member 4: MNVRVMLRSAVRYLLKTNPVAGQRSMSQSSLAGKVAIVTASTDGIGLAAAQALGKRGARVVVSSRKQANVDKAVALLQSQNILVTGTTCNVGNGEDREKLVRTALDQCGGIDILVSNAAVNPFFGNIMDSTEDVWDKILSVNVKSAFLMTKLVVPHMKKRGGGNVVFVSSVAGYQPMQALGPYSVSKTALLGLTRALAPDLALSNIRVNCVAPGIIKTRFSAALWQNEGVMDEFNKQLSIKRVGEPEEIGGVIAFLCTEEASYITGETITVTGGMGCRL; this comes from the exons ATGAACGTCAGG GTCATGTTGAGAAGTGCTGTCAGGTACCTGCTCAAGACTAATCCTGTTGCTGGACAAAGAAGTATGTCTCAAAGCAGTCTTGCAGGAAAGGTAGCCATAGTCACTGCCTCTACAGATGG AATCGGTCTAGCTGCAGCTCAGGCTCTGGGCAAGAGAGGAGCCCGTGTGGTGGTGAGCAGCCGGAAGCAGGCCAACGTGGACAAGGCTGTGGCCCTGCTGCAGAGTCAGAACATCCTGGTAACTGGGACCACTTGTAATGTTGGTAatggagaggacagagaaaaacTGGTTCGAACG GCTCTGGATCAGTGTGGGGGTATTGATATCCTAGTATCCAATGCAGCAGTCAACCCTTTTTTTGGAAACATCATGGACTCCACAGAGGATGTCTGGGACAAG ATCCTTTCTGTAAACGTGAAATCAGCTTTTCTCATGACCAAGTTGGTGGTGCCTCATATGAAGAAGAGAGG AGGGGGAAATGTGGTATTTGTGTCATCTGTGGCTGGATACCAACCAATGCAG GCTCTGGGTCCTTACAGCGTGAGTAAGACAGCCTTGCTGGGTCTGACCCGGGCGCTGGCTCCTGACCTCGCTCTCAGTAACATAAGAGTAAACTGCGTGGCCCCTGGAATTATTAAGACCCGCTTCAGTGCTGCG TTGTGGCAAAATGAAGGCGTAATGGACGAGTTTAATAAGCAGCTCAGCATTAAAAG AGTTGGAGAGCCAGAGGAGATTGGTGGAGTGATTGCTTTCTTGTGCACTGAGGAGGCTTCTTACATTACTGGAGAGACCATCACAGTGACCGGAGGGATGGGCTGTCGACTCTGA
- the cideb gene encoding cell death activator CIDE-B isoform X2, with protein MRRLAPNNRTVTRRVWSPPQRPFRVCCHNRETKKGVTAGTLEELKERVCQALLLSLSALSLSLVCEEDGTEVDSDEFLMTLPDNTALMALEPGQRWRPRPGAVVPKSQDKQRTGRDIARVTFDLYRLNPKDVFGSLNVKATFQGLYSVSADFQCLGPKKVLREALRMASTLLHAAGHLLITSASLIRRVIEGAEFWQPQRAEYIESWN; from the exons atgagaaggTTAGCACCAAACAATAG AACAGTGACCAGGCGAGTGTGGTCCCCACCACAGCGGCCGTTCAGAGTGTGCTGTCACAATAGGGAGACCAAGAAGGGGGTCACAGCCGGGACCCTGGAGGAGCTGAAAGAAAGG GTATGCCAGGCattgctgctgtctctgtctgcgCTGTCTCTGTCGCTGGTTTGTGAGGAGGATGGTACAGAAGTAGACTCAGATGAGTTCCTCATGACCCTGCCTGACAACACTGCACTCATGGCCCTGGAGCCCGGACAGAGATGGAGACCTCGGCCA GGTGCTGTCGTGCCCAAATCTCAAGACAAACAGAGGACTGGGAGAGACATAGCTCGTGTCACCTTTGATCTTTACAGGTTGAACCCTAAGGATGTGTTTGGGTCTCTAAATGTCAAGGCAACATTTCAGGGTCTGTACTCTGTGAGCGCTGACTTCCAGTGTCTGGGGCCCAAGAAAGTCCTCAG agAAGCTCTGCGAATGGCCTCCACCCTGCTGCACGCTGCCGGGCACCTGCTTATCACTTCTGCATCTCTGATCCGACGCGTTATCGAGGGTGCTGAGTTTTGGCAGCCACAGAGGGCAGAGTACATAGAAAGCTGGAATTGA
- the cideb gene encoding cell death activator CIDE-B isoform X1 produces the protein MDSTSSFIKTVTRRVWSPPQRPFRVCCHNRETKKGVTAGTLEELKERVCQALLLSLSALSLSLVCEEDGTEVDSDEFLMTLPDNTALMALEPGQRWRPRPGAVVPKSQDKQRTGRDIARVTFDLYRLNPKDVFGSLNVKATFQGLYSVSADFQCLGPKKVLREALRMASTLLHAAGHLLITSASLIRRVIEGAEFWQPQRAEYIESWN, from the exons ATGGATTCTACATCTTCATTTATCAA AACAGTGACCAGGCGAGTGTGGTCCCCACCACAGCGGCCGTTCAGAGTGTGCTGTCACAATAGGGAGACCAAGAAGGGGGTCACAGCCGGGACCCTGGAGGAGCTGAAAGAAAGG GTATGCCAGGCattgctgctgtctctgtctgcgCTGTCTCTGTCGCTGGTTTGTGAGGAGGATGGTACAGAAGTAGACTCAGATGAGTTCCTCATGACCCTGCCTGACAACACTGCACTCATGGCCCTGGAGCCCGGACAGAGATGGAGACCTCGGCCA GGTGCTGTCGTGCCCAAATCTCAAGACAAACAGAGGACTGGGAGAGACATAGCTCGTGTCACCTTTGATCTTTACAGGTTGAACCCTAAGGATGTGTTTGGGTCTCTAAATGTCAAGGCAACATTTCAGGGTCTGTACTCTGTGAGCGCTGACTTCCAGTGTCTGGGGCCCAAGAAAGTCCTCAG agAAGCTCTGCGAATGGCCTCCACCCTGCTGCACGCTGCCGGGCACCTGCTTATCACTTCTGCATCTCTGATCCGACGCGTTATCGAGGGTGCTGAGTTTTGGCAGCCACAGAGGGCAGAGTACATAGAAAGCTGGAATTGA
- the homezb gene encoding homeobox and leucine zipper encoding b, with protein MAQIADQRLPRIKQATPDVCRETNTAPPAFYLNQNSALCLPLVSDSQRLIWVHSNQIDIQMEGAAELDKAFDRFPYLTEKQTAALAQSCSLHPDQVKVWFMLQRLRYGISWDYNDIQEVRRKLTTQQEKEKLQDRIGDETSNDRKEKRQYTEVDESHGKTVEKVRKEQSRYEGKMVGENFRTNEHSERKIKQVQLVKTVKDREVNKVEEDKGNTEQKRKRITVTDKTGKKRMKRVTEGAVERARDVGKRREQQKSVKSQTDCTRKRITRKTNKRLMSIHKWPAAKSFVVPDEPLDASPLVFSQPPAQTLDVPPLSDNVKELLESCDVFPNTLNCHMMAVNGIFEGKPETTESKLQEELFVGLTNHSVVKTDIDKLKELTKVNNPADGSSICTQQQDSHVVDPCRGHSRSRRSTKTQTQLAMLKVAFSYCQYPDSKDYDRLAVVVGIPRYLLVQWFSDMRYYIKKGRPRWMTRDQHSKALENVRYRQCLNTLTKVQTMEEI; from the coding sequence ATGGCGCAGATAGCTGATCAACGGCTCCCCAGGATCAAACAAGCAACACCTGACGTTTGCAGAGAAACTAACACTGCCCCACCAGCTTTCTACCTCAACCAGAACAGTGCACTGTGTCTCCCGTTGGTCTCTGATAGTCAGAGGCTTATATGGGTGCACTCAAACCAGATTGACATACAGATGGAAGGTGCAGCAGAGCTGGACAAGGCCTTCGACAGGTTCCCATATctaacagagaaacagacagctGCACTAGCACAGAGCTGCTCCCTTCACCCAGACCAGGTGAAGGTTTGGTTTATGTTACAGAGACTCCGTTATGGTATCAGCTGGGATTACAATGACATTCAGGAAGTCCGAAGGAAGTTGACGAcacaacaggaaaaggaaaagctgcAAGACAGGATAGGGGATGAGACAAGCAACgatagaaaagagaagagacaatATACAGAGGTAGATGAGTCTCATGGGAAGACTGTAGAAAAAGTAAGGAAGGAACAGAGTAGATATGAGGGAAAGATGGTGGGAGAAAATTTCAGGACTAATGAGCATTCTGAGAGAAAAATTAAGCAAGTGCAACTAGTGAAGACGGTGAAGGACAGAGAAGTTAATAAAGTAGAGGAAGACAAGGGGAATACTGAGCAAAAGCGGAAGAGGATCACAGTGACAGACAAGACTGGAAAGAAGAGGATGAAGCGAGTCACTGAGGGAGCTGTGGAGAGAGCCCGAGATGTAGGCAAAAGAAGGGAACAGCAAAAATCCGTCAAGTCACAAACAGATTGTACCAGAAAGAGgataacaagaaaaacaaacaaaagattaaTGTCCATCCATAAGTGGCCTGCTGCCAAGAGTTTCGTGGTGCCTGATGAACCGCTGGATGCAAGTCCTCTTGTCTTCTCCCAGCCTCCAGCACAAACCCTTGATGTGCCTCCACTGAGTGACAACGTGAAAGAACTGCTGGAAAGCTGTGATGTTTTCCCCAACACCTTAAATTGTCATATGATGGCTGTGAATGGCATCTTTGAAGGGAAACCAGAAACTACAGAGTCCAAGCTGCAGGAAGAACTGTTTGTAGGTTTAACAAACCACAGTGTTGTCAAGACTGACATTGACAAACTGAAAGAGCTCACCAAAGTGAATAATCCTGCCGACGGGTCATCCATATGCACCCAACAGCAGGATTCTCATGTTGTAGATCCATGCAGGGGCCACAGTCGGAGCCGCCGCAGTAccaagacacagacacagttggCAATGTTGAAGGTGGCATTCTCTTACTGCCAGTATCCAGACAGTAAGGACTACGACCGACTAGCGGTGGTGGTTGGCATCCCTCGCTATTTGTTGGTTCAGTGGTTTAGTGACATGCGCTATTACATCAAAAAAGGAAGGCCACGCTGGATGACTCGGGACCAGCACAGCAAAGCGCTGGAGAACGTCAGGTACCGGCAATGCCTCAACACGCTGACAAAGGTGCAAACGATGGAGGAAATCTGA
- the tinf2 gene encoding TERF1-interacting nuclear factor 2 isoform X2, which produces MATRKPNDDASLPFAALQLLSPPLRLVSAAIWKVMKTRDIMQYGVVEEFVTSACETVPGLLTVRHQGKLALGLRARLILELCSTQPDVKVVEHHLKRICAPASSSSAPTVRKDVKVLKTAENFHRLVHTLLTDPAGREQFFKEKFPVEYGPTFDKELEKLMWEFLIRLDQLLPVPSLAQTVSWLSGAPPVLEECAQAATQPQLLKILLQHQTCLGHLEPAASLPPNMGDSILDSLSLPLSGRVPSDQPTETKRSAVEQPGGAQRRDNTPFITPVIGLISNEDVPVMNSTSRRTVSSKDATNDSNENLRFTVVNQKQQSKDDEGQEAEEELQEETKTSKRSIRKKRKHPDQRPSESDEEELLDMTRSGKKRISRVRQGRGGQRTDKKKEEGAKTVRNEECNTAVLSTCMTKLGVGALHLPEDPSLSSIYASCLSSQPRVIIEKLSVASVSADRPGRRGKYSHEEQQSKRRNSPIKTVAHKSRNSHGQKRDSDLPGLDDKETYQ; this is translated from the exons ATGGCCACAAGAAAACCTAACGACG ATGCCAGCCTTCCGTTTGCTGCCCTCCagctcctgtctcctcctctgcgCCTGGTGTCTGCAGCCATCTGGAAAGTGATGAAGACCAGGGACATCATGCAGTACGGGGTTGTGGAGGAGTTTGTAACTTCCGCCTGTGAGACAGTCCCTGGCCTGCTAACTGTGAGACACCAGGGCAAGCTGGCACTGGGGCTGAGAGCTCGG TTAATCTTAGAGCTGTGCAGCACACAGCCTGATGTTAAGGTGGTCGAGCATCACCTGAAAAGGATTTGCGCTCCTGCTTCGTCTTCCTCTGCTCCTACTGTG AGGAAGGATGTAAAAGTcctaaaaacagcagaaaacttTCACCGTTTGGTGCACACACTGCTCACAGACCCAGCAGGGAGAGAACAGTTCTTCAAG GAGAAGTTTCCTGTGGAATATGGTCCAACGTTCGACAAGGAACTGGAGAAGTTGATGTGGGAGTTTTTGATTCGACTTGACCAGTTGCTTCCTGTGCCCAGCCTAGCTCAG ACAGTGTCCTGGCTTAGTGGTGCCCCCCCTGTTCTGGAGGAGTGTGCGCAAGCTGCCACCCAACCCCAGCTTCTGAAGATTTTGCTTCAGCATCAAACCTGTCTTGGTCACCTTGAGCCAGCAG CATCTCTTCCTCCAAACATGGGAGACTCCATCCTGGATTCACTTTCTCTGCCACTGTCTGGAAGAGTACCTTCAGATCAGCCAACAGAAACCAAAAGGTCTGCTGTGGAACAGCCAGGTGGTGCACAGAGAAGAGACAATACACCTTTTATTACACCTGTCATTGGACTAATATCTAATGAAGATGTGCCAGTAATGAATTCTACCAGTAGAAGAACTGTTAGCTCAAAAGATGCTACAAATGACTCAAATGAGAATTTAAGATTCACTGTGGTTAATCAGAAACAACAATCCAAAGATGATGAAGGACAAGAGGCAGAAGaagagctgcaggaggaaacTAAGACCTCCAAAAGAAGCATCAGAAAGAAACGCAAACATCCTGATCAAAGGCCAAGTGAATCTGATGAGGAGGAGCTGTTAGACATGACCAGATCTGGAAAAAAGAGAATAAGCAGAGTGAGGCAGGGTAGAGGTGGTCAGAgaacagacaagaaaaaagaagaaggagcaaAAACTGTAAGAAATGAGGAGTGTAACACAGCAGTCCTGTCAACCTGTATGACCAAGCTGGGAGTCGGAGCTCTCCACCTGCCTGAAGATCCGTCCCTCAGCTCCATTTATGCGTCTTGTCTGAGCAGCCAACCCAGAGTTATTATCGAAAAACTGTCAGTGGCGTCTGTTAGCGCTGACAGACCTGGCAGAAGAGGAAAATACTCACACGAGGAACAACAGAGCAAAAGGAGGAACTCGCCAATCAAAACTGTGGCACATAAAAGCAGGAACAGCCACGGTCAAAAACGTGACTCAGATTTGCCCGGGTTGGATGATAAAGA aACATATCAGTGA
- the efs gene encoding embryonal Fyn-associated substrate: protein MSVSTVLAKALFDNTAESPEELAFRKGDILMVLEQEQSGGPGWWLCSLHGRQGIAPANRLRLLQTAPAPGSELHRGTSEDSVYLSPGPPFVSSSAEDIDGVYRSPPPVGEGRGAGVNSRPGELRRVEGGRPRSHSSSGTRPRPDWDIGVAGRPRSPSLRGRGTEMTGTLYQTPVTPIPSTAQARQPGVLMSSESVYLSPTGVPRATDEPEDTTYLVPRETLTSDSDDCYLVPKGTPLAGDDVYQSPTGSVVATAVCSNGASVHSGTPVSPHPKVNQDTPGMYQTPTPVGASPHMTSATFLAHQHPSQLSSAQASPRPLPKGVSPNSAVARGKSSLACHRGSPLLVRAGQVRVPGSPNFARKPPPPAPPVRSVTRKDAQQTTPALADCNSVPKPTAHATSASLQQENKLRGSPQSKDQRMNNGVENIGKNGEKQDQSDALDNQVYDTPPSGRWQRPVPSALGDDDGIYDTPRSVPPQAESETEVYDVPTITLNVSKSDIQPDEVDDEVYSVPTLPGIPLGPGESTTSLSGEDAAQVGQVYCVPGTEKRSSGGDHNRDSSEPDCGIYDMPALNIEVLPHSSSSSSTSTRRFSVSSNGSGDVQWRASLSSLVQSVLNTASGSASTLSSRDLATSLADILSTWKASHSGDPPPPLQQAWVSLSDLLPALSAIGNAPPSEGLLSLVQRSLEDCTLLLQAQGRPRLPSQESLSRRPLPALPVPDGKSSGGGMGSRKGSWIQERPLPPTPQPSFPLPPTLPTVTLTMGPVDGEDDPSNEYAGIGLTPIPAPVPSGDSVGYVKLQGKPEPPPDALTENGLETRLTPSPPLPVSLSLEDSELLSFYSSQSLAHLSCLADAIDVLFSSVQGNQPPRIFVARGKSLIVTAHKLVFIGDTLSRLLTSADLRAKITTSGGRLCQALKAVVMATKGAAQNYPSVSASQEMVDRVAELSQQAAGFSTLLQRLAEISS, encoded by the exons ATGTCTGTCTCC ACCGTATTAGCAAAGGCGCTGTTTGATAACACAGCTGAGAGCCCAGAGGAGCTGGCTTTCCGGAAGGGTGACATCCTAATGGTTCTTGAACAGGAGCAGAGTGGTGGGCCTGGCTGGTGGCTCTGCTCCCTGCATGGCAGACAGGGCATTGCTCCTGCCAATCGCCTCCGTCTCCTCCAGACTGCCCCAGCCCCGGGCTCAGAACTCCATCGTGGAACCAGCGAGGATTCTGTTTACCTGTCACCTGGTCCCCCTTTCGTCAGCAGTAGTGCAGAGGACATAGATGGGGTGTATCGCTCCCCACCTCCTGTGGGTGAGGGACGAGGAGCTGGAGTTAACTCGAGACCTGGGGAACTCCGTAGAGTGGAGGGTGGGCGTCCACGCTCCCACTCCAGCTCTGGTACTCGGCCCAGACCTGACTGGGATATTGGGGTGGCAGGGCGTCCACGGTCACCCTCTCTGAGAGGACGTGGCACAGAAATGACAGGAACACTTTATCAGACTCCAGTAACTCCCATACCTTCAACAGCTCAGGCCAGGCAGCCTGGAGTCCTCATGTCCTCAGAGTCTGTGTACCTTTCACCTACTGGAGTGCCAAGAGCAACTGATGAGCCAGAGGACACTACATATCTAGTACCCAGAGAAACACTAACGTCAGACTCAGATGACTGTTACTTGGTACCCAAAGGTACACCACTTGCAGGTGATGATGTTTATCAATCCCCAACAGGAAGTGTTGTGGCCACTGCTGTTTGCTCTAATGGTGCTTCTGTACACAGTGGAACACCTGTAAGCCCCCATCCCAAAGTGAACCAGGACACACCTGGGATGTACCAGACACCCACCCCTGTGGGAGCAAGCCCTCATATGACTTCAGCCACTTTTTTGGCCCACCAGCACCCATCTCAGTTATCCTCTGCTCAAGCATCTCCCAGACCTCTGCCCAAAGGAGTTTCACCCAACTCTGCTGTTGCCAGGGGCAAATCCAGCCTGGCCTGTCATCGAGGTTCCCCTTTGCTGGTCAGAGCAGGGCAAGTCAGGGTTCCTGGATCACCAAATTTTGCCCGCAAGCCTCCTCCCCCAGCACCTCCAGTGAGGAGTGTCACAAGGAAAGACGCTCAACAAACCACACCTGCATTAGCTGATTGCAACTCTGTTCCCAAACCGACTGCTCATGCCACCTCTGCAAGTCTGCAGCAAGAGAACAAACTGCGGGGAAGTCCTCAGAGTAAGGATCAAAGGATGAATAATGGTGTGGAGAACATCGGCAAAAACGGAGAAAAACAGGATCAGTCAGATGCTTTAGATAACCAG GTTTATGATACTCCTCCCAGTGGCAGGTGGCAGCGTCCAGTCCCATCTGCCCTTGGGGATGATGATGGCATTTATGACACCCCCCGCAGTGTGCCGCCACAAGCTGAATCTGAGACAGAG GTCTATGATGTCCCTACCATCACTTTGAATGTGTCCAAGTCAGATATCCAGCCTGATGAAGTTGATGATGAAGTCTACAGTGTCCCTACTCTTCCAGGCATCCCTCTGGGACCAGGGGAGTCCACAACCAGCCTCTCTGGTGAGGATGCTGCCCAGGTTGGGCAAGTCTATTGTGTTCCTGGAACTGAGAAACGAAGCAGTGGTGGAGATCACAATCGAGACTCTTCTGAGCCTGACTGCGGCATCTATGACATGCCTGCTCTGAACATCGAAGTCCTCCCTCACTCTTCCTCGTCTTCCTCAACCTCTACCCGCCGCTTCTCTGTTTCCAGTAATGGTTCAGGTGATGTGCAGTGGAGAGCCTCACTTTCCAGCCTTGTCCAGTCAGTGCTGAACACAGCCTCTGGCTCGGCCTCTACTTTATCGTCACGGGATCTTGCCACCTCATTGGCCGATATCCTATCGACCTGGAAAGCCAGTCATTCAGGTGACCCCCCACCGCCTCTTCAACAGGCCTGGGTTTCTCTGTCAGACCTTCTCCCAGCATTATCCGCTATCGGTAACGCTCCTCCATCTGAAGGTCTCCTGTCGTTGGTCCAGCGCTCCCTTGAGGATTGCACCCTCCTCTTGCAGGCTCAGGGAAGACCACGTCTGCCTTCCCAAGAATCCTTGTCCCGCAGGCCGTTGCCCGCTCTTCCAGTGCCTGATGGGAAGTCATCTGGAGGTGGGATGGGCTCTCGTAAAGGTAGCTGGATCCAGGAAAGACCCCTGCCCCCAACTCCTCAGCCCTCCTTCCCCTTGCCTCCCACTCTCCCCACCGTGACTCTCACAATGGGCCCAGTCGATGGAGAAGATGACCCCAGCAATGAGTATGCTGGGATCGGCTTGACTCCAATCCCAGCCCCAGTACCTTCTGGGGACAGTGTTGGATATGTTAAGCTGCAG GGTAAACCTGAGCCTCCTCCCGATGCCCTGACTGAGAATGGCCTAGAGACAAGG TTGACACCATCCCCTCCTCTGCCGGTGTCTCTCTCCTTGGAGGACTCGGAGCTGCTGTCCTTTTATTCCTCGCAGAGCCTTGCCCACCTATCCTGCCTGGCAGACGCCATAGACGTGCTGTTTAGCAGCGTGCAGGGCAACCAGCCGCCCCGCATCTTTGTCGCCAGAGGAAAAAGTCTTATTGTGACGGCACACAAACTAGTGTTTATTGGTGATACACTCTCCCGCCTTCTCACCTCTGCTGACCTCCGGGCCAAG ATCACAACCTCCGGGGGACGACTCTGCCAGGCCTTGAAGGcagttgtcatggcaacaaaGGGTGCTGCACAAAACTACCCCTCGGTATCCGCCTCCCAGGAAATGGTGGACCGTGTTGCAGAGCTCTCTCAACAAGCTGCTGGCTTCTCCACTCTTCTCCAGCGTCTGGCAGAAATATCTTCATGA